In [Leptolyngbya] sp. PCC 7376, a genomic segment contains:
- a CDS encoding IS982 family transposase, which produces MLSLDALFCDVDDFCQVFEPQWHQELLSSCKRYRHRSRSLSLSEVMTILIAFHQSHYRNFKHFYLLMVRHYWQKAFPKAVSYQRFVAWMPSSLVPLCAYLCDCYGDCTGISFIDATSIKVCHNRRIAQHRVFNGHAARGKTSVGWFFGFKLHLVINDRGELLHVQITPGNIDDRKPVVELLRNLFGKVFGDKGYVSQALAQHLKEEHDVMLIAKPRRNMENRLMLWQDTFIARKRALIETVIDQLKNISQIEHSRHRSPANFCVNLLCGLIAYCHQPKKPSLQLD; this is translated from the coding sequence ATGCTTAGTTTAGACGCTTTATTTTGTGACGTTGACGATTTCTGCCAGGTCTTTGAACCTCAGTGGCATCAAGAATTACTTAGCTCTTGCAAAAGGTATCGTCACCGTTCTAGAAGCCTAAGCTTGAGTGAGGTGATGACGATACTGATTGCATTTCATCAATCTCACTATCGTAATTTCAAGCATTTCTATCTCCTGATGGTGCGACACTATTGGCAAAAAGCCTTTCCCAAAGCAGTGAGTTATCAACGCTTTGTGGCATGGATGCCCTCCAGCTTAGTGCCTCTATGTGCCTATTTATGTGACTGTTATGGAGATTGCACAGGCATTAGTTTCATTGATGCCACCAGTATCAAAGTTTGTCACAATCGCCGTATTGCCCAACATCGAGTCTTTAACGGTCATGCCGCTAGAGGCAAAACCTCTGTTGGGTGGTTCTTTGGCTTCAAACTCCATCTGGTCATTAATGACCGAGGAGAATTACTTCATGTACAAATCACTCCTGGCAATATTGATGACAGAAAGCCTGTCGTTGAACTGTTACGGAATTTATTCGGCAAAGTTTTTGGAGATAAGGGCTATGTGTCCCAAGCTCTGGCACAACATCTCAAAGAAGAACATGATGTGATGTTAATTGCTAAACCTCGCCGCAATATGGAGAATCGCTTGATGCTCTGGCAAGATACATTCATCGCTCGTAAGCGAGCTTTAATTGAGACCGTCATTGACCAACTGAAGAATATTTCTCAGATTGAACACTCTCGCCATCGCAGTCCAGCGAACTTTTGTGTCAACTTGCTTTGCGGTCTCATTGCCTACTGTCATCAGCCTAAGAAACCCTCTCTTCAGCTTGATTAG
- a CDS encoding transposase, whose product MKQPCVLRGGIAWRLLPHDFPKWQTVYHYFRQWRNDGTWQRINPQLHQWERTMSHDLPLLQAMGWWILNRWIPQQ is encoded by the coding sequence ATGAAACAACCCTGCGTTTTGAGGGGTGGTATCGCATGGCGGTTGTTGCCTCATGATTTTCCTAAGTGGCAAACGGTTTACCACTACTTTCGCCAATGGCGTAACGACGGCACTTGGCAAAGGATTAACCCTCAGCTTCATCAGTGGGAGAGAACGATGAGTCATGACCTCCCTCTTCTCCAAGCTATGGGGTGGTGGATTCTCAATCGGTGGATACCGCAACAATGA
- a CDS encoding ISAs1 family transposase, giving the protein MPYTLKKTIQLLRQRGHDYLVTVKGNQKKLYQALTNYCQEQKPIAQHESQNVGHGRSERRRVEVWSVPTSLTPEWKDIQSVVRMTRWGQRQSQDYENQMFYITSLPPQGLKLSRVIRQHWQIENNLHWVKDALLGEDKAQQKDGHAPENFAIFRSWVISLLRLNGYSSITEAIALISHRLPFLLSLCTA; this is encoded by the coding sequence ATGCCTTACACACTCAAAAAAACAATCCAGTTACTCAGACAACGCGGACATGACTACCTAGTGACAGTCAAAGGCAACCAGAAAAAGCTGTATCAAGCTTTAACAAACTACTGTCAGGAACAAAAGCCAATCGCTCAACATGAATCCCAAAATGTTGGTCATGGTCGTTCTGAAAGAAGACGAGTAGAAGTCTGGTCTGTGCCGACTTCACTAACGCCAGAATGGAAGGATATACAATCCGTTGTCCGCATGACTCGGTGGGGACAGAGGCAGAGCCAAGACTATGAAAATCAGATGTTCTACATCACTTCATTACCACCACAAGGACTAAAGCTGAGTCGAGTAATTCGACAGCATTGGCAAATCGAGAACAACCTACATTGGGTAAAGGATGCACTTCTTGGGGAAGACAAAGCACAACAAAAAGATGGCCATGCTCCAGAGAACTTTGCCATCTTCCGTAGTTGGGTAATCTCGCTATTGAGATTGAACGGCTATTCATCCATAACGGAAGCCATAGCTCTGATTTCTCACCGATTACCGTTTTTACTATCGTTGTGTACTGCTTAG
- a CDS encoding ParA family protein produces MQIIAVTGYKGGVGKSTSAIHIAAYLARNHKTILIDGDLNRTDVNWSQRGEMPFTVADERQAMRVMSCHDYAVIDTPARPNSDDLQELAKGCDLLILPTTPDVVSLEPMLAIANDIGDAKY; encoded by the coding sequence ATGCAGATTATTGCTGTCACTGGATACAAAGGCGGTGTAGGAAAATCAACTTCCGCTATTCACATAGCCGCATACCTTGCCCGAAATCATAAAACCATACTCATAGATGGTGACCTAAATCGGACTGATGTTAATTGGAGTCAGAGAGGCGAGATGCCTTTTACTGTTGCAGATGAGCGTCAAGCTATGCGCGTCATGTCCTGTCATGATTATGCAGTGATTGATACCCCAGCTCGACCCAACAGCGATGACTTACAGGAACTAGCGAAGGGTTGTGACTTGCTCATCCTGCCAACAACTCCAGACGTTGTGAGCCTAGAGCCAATGCTAGCGATCGCCAATGATATCGGAGACGCAAAGTATTGA
- a CDS encoding transposase family protein yields MSESLLDALSRIEDPRQASGRRHSLSLILLIIIMAGMSGEWGYRGIGRFIERHRRELISTLQIPEARVPSYSTVRRVMMELDFQQVTQVFNQWARQYVRKGDIVAGDGKSLKNTVQKL; encoded by the coding sequence ATGAGCGAAAGCTTACTCGATGCACTGAGTCGTATTGAAGACCCGAGACAGGCTTCCGGACGAAGACACTCATTATCTTTGATATTACTGATAATCATCATGGCAGGTATGAGTGGTGAATGGGGATATCGAGGTATTGGGCGATTTATTGAGCGACATCGCCGGGAGCTGATTAGCACCTTACAGATTCCTGAAGCTCGTGTCCCCTCCTACTCAACGGTACGGCGAGTGATGATGGAATTAGATTTCCAGCAAGTGACACAAGTCTTTAACCAATGGGCAAGACAATATGTGAGAAAGGGAGACATTGTGGCTGGGGACGGTAAATCCCTCAAAAACACCGTGCAAAAACTATGA